In the Glycine max cultivar Williams 82 chromosome 19, Glycine_max_v4.0, whole genome shotgun sequence genome, TCTTAGCACAATAATTTGGAGAAggttgattaattgatttcttATTTGGATTTGGAAATATGCAACGGGACAAGAGAGGGGTTGGTTAATTTCTTAATTGGGTTGAATCAATAATACGATCTAATATTTTTGCTTAACTACGCATCCTTATGTTtgattgaaacaaattaaatgtCCACCAGGATTTTGGTTGATTCAGAAGGGGTGAAAGTAATTGAATTGAAatcttaatttaatcatttctaAGCATAATAATATACATTCTCTTAAAAGAAAGCATAATAATATAGATAAACAATAACTTAAGGAATGGTAGAGTGCCGTAGGTTTTATCTTCAATTCCTTAGTGTAGACTTTTGGCGATAGACAGATTTACCATGTGTTTATTACACGCACGCATTTATGTacatcaattttgttttcttgtttataaaagaaacataaagGCTTATCGTACAATACATGCTTCTCGCATACATTACATTAGATCGGTATTAAAAGTACAACATCTTTGGCAACATGTTCATAAACTTAGGCATAAGAatcttattaattaaacgtATTAGATTCTGTCAAAAGTACTTATTTTTTCTATGACAATAATAAAACAACCAATTtcctcattattattattattattttaatttaggcGATGTGTAAGCAATTTCCTCACTCGGAATTTTATGTCCTTATTTGTTAATCTTGAAATCAGaagtcttttttcttcttcaattagATGCTTTTTGTAGTGTTCATCCAGTAGAGCTCTACAGAAACTAGTTCAGATAACAATCTTCAGGGTAGGGCCTAACGAATGTGTACAAAAGTTGACTAACTGCTTATATCAAAACTTTCAAAATATATGTAACCAAGgaaaatgatcaaaatatatacaatattaaattagtcattcaaaatttaaaaatattcttttagactttataatataaaataattatcacttAATTGAAGACCACATCATGTTTTAAAggacattaaattaataattttattcatgtttattttaaatattaaattaattaccaaATATGTAAAGGACCAATTTAATGTCATGCatatctttaaataattaattgaatcaTTCTCTCGAAAATTTACTTCTATGATAAATAAatgctttttaaatatttaatttctttctttcacacgctttcataaattatatatttgtagAATTGATTTATGACTGTCATTGTTGAATAAATAGAAATTTCCCTAATGTCAAACACTTTAGAGAGTCAAAGGCATCCCAGCATAACGCCTTGACAATGACACAGCTAGCTCGCAATGTCGCAGAAACTCTACtgacaataattattttctggATGAGTTGATCATCCaccaaaaaatttaagaacttatctctttatcttttgtattatttattatttttattggttgacaGAAACCAAGTTTTTTTGCCACAACTGGGTATACTTCAGTTTCTCGATAAATATCAAAGATCCATATTGACTAGACACAATATCTGTACCCTAGCTGGTCCAACTTCAAAATGTAACCCAGGTTTGATAGACCAATCTATTCAAAATTATGatatataacaaatttagaAAGGGGTATAATTTAACGGTAGATCgacaaaattttctaattccCCCACTTTTGTGTGGTGTTTGTGGTTGGTCCGGGTGAAGAAGAGTCAAAAAAAGTGACAAGATGAAAGGATACAAGTTATTAGAAAAGCTTTCTATTGTTTTGGATAAAAGCCAATTGGGTGAAGATAAAAAGCTTGATGTGAATGATGTCATGTAGTATGCGTTCGAGTGAAGGAAGGGATATGTAaccaaataaatacaaataaagcaCAAAAAGCACAACAAAAGGATAGCTAGTATCTTTCATCCTCAAAACCTGGTTTCTTTTCCAgcaagatatatatattttttaaatggaaTCTTCTTGTCCTCACTTTTTGGGTACAGAATTGAGTAAATCAAACGGGAACAGGATAAATTAGCTAGATAGGTTTTCAcctttttggaacaaaattagCCAGACAAGTTAAAATATGGCATAAGTGAACAAGTGTAGTTTTTGAAAGATAAATTGATGTAGAATATATTTTAAGGAAGTAATTTATAAGATTATGCTATAGAAGTTGAGAAATGAAAAGGGTAGtagggttttttgtttttttttttatataatgatgACAACGAGGATGAAATCTAAAATTTCATACATATTGATCCAACCTTatcactaggtgaatcctaataAGTTGGTGTAATAATTTAACTCAcgtaacaaaaaaaacacatgaTTTAAGGGGAGGGGGAAGGGTGTCAAAACATAGAACGAGTTAGTATCCTCAATGTATTTTGACTTATAACAAATAAAGTACTAagtttttataaagataaaagaaatcacGATGATAAGAGAAAAGACACTAGATGTCTTTGTACATCTTATTAGACAATGTAAACatgcttttaatattttatattgatctCATCTTTGCTTCTATAGTTTATGGGCATATCATAATCTTGAACAACAGACTTGTAATTTTTGAAGAATGCCTTAGAAGTATCAAAAGAGATATCAACATAAAAGTGATCATGTAATGTCTTAAAGGGCGTGCTAAGCTAGAAGAAAGAGAACATCAATGtatatatttgagaaaaaagatATTTGCTCTCTGCAACAAGACATCCTGTACGAGAAAGGAGaaagttatatatttatcataGCAAAGTAACTACTTGGTGAAATACATTCAATGTTGTATTTAATGAACCCAACGACCTTGTTCTCTCTCGGAAGATCTCGGACAAAGGAACATAGAAGCAAGAGGAAGACTTGTAAGACAACAGTTATTTCTTGAAAACTACCTATATACAATGGAGATCTTTGCACAAAAAAGAGAGTGAGAAAACACTACTAAGCTTTATAAGAGTTTTAAAGATTTCTTTGTGACTTAGTGAAAACCTctctttatgaaaaaaaatcatgtactTAAATTGTATATCCATATGATAGGACAATAAGATTGTGAGATTTATTCTTAACCAAAATTCTTAGTGATTTTGGTGGAAGCTTGGATAAGTTTTGATTCAAAGAATACAAAAGGCGCTTTGCTTGAAGAGACAATTGTAAAGACTTCAATAACttgtataagtatttttttttccaaatcacTTATATAGTCTGTGTGCTTgaagtgattaaaaaaaatacatgtatcaTGTAAAGATATAGTAGAATTTGATGGTTTGACATAACCCCAATAGTAAAAATgaactaatataaaattgttcgtgttatttgtattatttaccGTCAAATTGTTTAGCAAAAGAGGTACTAGGTTTGTTTcttgtataataatttttttaaccttcTGGAAAATGTTAAAGAATCCAAGATTATCTCTAAGTACTAATTATTCACATTCTAACAAATAGGTGGTTCTCAGTTGTAAAAATACCTCATCCATTGCTAATATTATAGACAAAATATTCCAAACAGTCATAAATAGACATAGGCCCATAACAAAAAGGTTTATCCCCATTGTCGAATTTTCATTGCAAATGCAATCACCAAACCAGCTCCAGCCTAGCCTTCTATCTTTAGGCAAAGTAAATCATTTCTCCACAAACGGCATACTTAAACTTTTCTAAAGCCTTCACGTAAGAgtcataatcattttttaagcaGATGTATGATTTGAGAAAGTACTCCAGTGACAGCAGTGCTTTTATGAAAGCCAACATATAAGTTTGCTCAAAGTAAGTTCTCGTGtaacatatttttcaatttccatATATAGCAATAACCATACAGGAAATTAAAACCAcaaggcacctattaggaaagTAAATACATGGGGATAATTATAAGCAGAAGAGAGAGCATTCGTGTAAATAGAAAGAAATGGAAAGCATTCTTTCAATGACATTCTAGTCATAGTGCAAACAAATTCAGTTTCTTTAGAGACTTCCTTAATAGCATGTCACAAAAGAAAGATTAAGGATTAAGTTCAAGACAGTTTTAGGAGACCCGAAGCTCATTAGCCATTACACCCTCGACTACAATAACCATCCTTGTAGTACATTAATTATGTTTGTTAATCATTTGTTACGAGTTTCAAGTGAAGAACTGTTATTAGTGTATAAGATAAGCATGAAGTATCAACTTTATTTTTGCTCTGTTTAAATTACTCACATTACTTTCTAAGTTTTAAGTCCTAAATAACAGCAACCAATGAtcataatatgaaaaatatgtgtTACAGTGTTAGGTTGTCATTCAAGTCATAAGATTGTCTTAAATTATGGCAAGACAAAAGCTGTGATATATATATCTCACTCAAGATCGTAACTGGGTTGTATCAATATCAGATAATTGTTAATTATGACTGACATTCTTGGCATTGAACATGCATTTGTTGCAAATGAAGTCTACAGTCCTTTCCTTCCATGGGGACAATTACACAGATAATTGACAAACAAGTACTTCAAATTCAAGGAGCAAAAATTTCGATCAACAATGAAAAATAGCTACACTTTCTAAAATTCAAACAAACTGGACCATTAATTAGTTAGCTCCATAATGGCAGCAACAATGTCGCCACTGGCCGCCTTGAGAGCTTTAACAGCTTTAGGCCTTGACACACCAGCTTGAGTCATCACCAACTCTATGTCCTTGGGATCTACGCCAGCCTCATCCACTTCCTCATCATCTTGAGCAACAGCAGAAGATTCGGGCTTCAATCCAACATTGCTCAAATTAGGAGCCTTGAATTGCTCTGCCGCCTGAGTTTGTAACTGTGAGCTCAAGTCTTCAATCTTGGCTTCCCCAAATATAATGTAAGTTTCAGATGTTGGACTCTTGAAAACATCTGGTTTTGAGATAACGAACAGGATCTAAACAAACAAAGTccaaagtttcaatttttaccAAAGCAAAATAGATCTGACAAATGAAAAAGAGTGGTGAAAAGTGAAAAAGATGAGTCAAATGCTAACATTCTTGCTCTTCTTGACTGTCACTCGGCTGACACCTGTGACAGGTTTCATTCCAAGTTTAAGCATTGCCTTGCGACTCTTCTTTTCACTTCTGGTCTGCTTCGACCTACCAGATGCATCACCTTCTAGTCCTGCAATAGAACACAAATTCCTGAGATTGTAATTGGAACTATCTTTGTAGCTTCAGTTCATGTACAAtgaaaatatcaatattaaCTCAGTCAGACAGAACATAGACTTGTTATGATCTCCATGCATGTTCATTTTTATTCTGATACCAGATACAAGATCCACCCAACCTATTTATGGCATTGGCAATATTTATTACAACTCTCGACTCAAGTCTAAATACAGAACAATCCTGAAAAGTATAGACATGACATGGGACACGTGATACAACTCAAAGACACatagaacaaattttaaaaattgtacaatgtataaaattaacataaaatataaattttaaatcaaatgagagaatcaatgttttaaaaatggaCATGAGTCATTGTAGATATAATAAAATGCTACAATTTATCAAATTATTGTGATACACTTTATATGTATGGGtgtacaagttaaaaaaaatagtataaaataggTAAACTACAACTTAGTATATTTGCAGTGCCTGAATATTCAATTTGCATCATTAAATCATGTGAATGATCACACAAACCGCATTTGCCGCATTTGTTCACAATTTATTGCGATAGCAACAAACACGACAAAACTGCGAccgttttttaaaaccttggtcCCTTGTAAGTTGAGACAAGCCAAATTAATCTTAAAACCATGTACATAATTTTCACATACGATATAATTCCAATCAAACTATCAAAGGAGTGCTATGAAACCTTTGCCAAATGCAAGAATGAAAGTGAGCAAGTCATGAGCACTCTTCAGTTAATCTCATTTACCAACATACCTTCGGCATGGTCATcatcctcatcatcatcatcatcatcatcctcttcctcatcatcatcatcctcgACAACAGGTTCACCATCCTAGAAAAAGATATTATTCAAAAGTTCAAAATTCTAGAAAACAGAGCAAATAGCAAATAGTAGGTTGTTAAATATGGACTGGATCAGAACATAATGGGacagaatgaattaaaagtgttattttattgtttggatATTCTATAATAGAATGGAATGGACATTCCATAATTTCCATTCCATTGTTTGGAAAAAAAACGAAATAAGTTATTACTCGATAGTTT is a window encoding:
- the LOC100791446 gene encoding nascent polypeptide-associated complex subunit alpha-like protein 1 — translated: MTAQTQEELLAQHLEQQKIHDGEPVVEDDDDEEEDDDDDDDEDDDHAEGLEGDASGRSKQTRSEKKSRKAMLKLGMKPVTGVSRVTVKKSKNILFVISKPDVFKSPTSETYIIFGEAKIEDLSSQLQTQAAEQFKAPNLSNVGLKPESSAVAQDDEEVDEAGVDPKDIELVMTQAGVSRPKAVKALKAASGDIVAAIMELTN